A part of Podarcis muralis chromosome 15, rPodMur119.hap1.1, whole genome shotgun sequence genomic DNA contains:
- the DUSP14 gene encoding dual specificity protein phosphatase 14, translating into MTSRRHYTLPRTLMTPRLYSEGALGGIAQITPFLYISKGSVASNRQLLLARGITCIVNATIELPNFNFPEFEYVKVPVADMPNAPISLYFDSVADKIQSVARKHGVTLVHCAAGVSRSATLCIAYLMKYQNVTLLEAYNWVKSRRPVIHPNVGFWRQLIDYERELYGRNTVKMVQTPYGIMPDVYMRERRTFVPYWGI; encoded by the coding sequence ATGACCTCCCGAAGGCACTACACTTTGCCACGAACTCTAATGACTCCTCGCCTGTATTCCGAAGGGGCGCTGGGCGGCATTGCCCAAATCACCCCCTTCCTGTACATCAGTAAGGGAAGCGTGGCCTCCAACAGGCAGCTCCTCCTGGCCCGCGGGATCACATGCATCGTCAACGCCACCATCGAGCTCCCCAATTTCAACTTCCCCGAGTTTGAGTACGTCAAAGTGCCTGTAGCTGACATGCCAAACGCCCCCATCTCCTTGTACTTTGACAGCGTGGCCGACAAGATCCAGAGCGTTGCACGGAAGCACGGCGTGACCCTGGTCCACTGCGCGGCTGGCGTGAGCCGCTCGGCCACTCTCTGCATCGCCTACCTTATGAAATACCAGAACGTCACCTTGTTGGAAGCCTACAACTGGGTGAAGTCCAGGCGCCCGGTCATCCACCCCAACGTGGGCTTCTGGAGGCAGCTCATAGACTACGAGCGGGAGCTGTATGGGAGGAACACCGTTAAAATGGTACAGACTCCGTACGGCATCATGCCAGATGTTTACATGAGGGAGAGAAGAACCTTCGTGCCTTACTGGGGGATCTGA